The genomic DNA CAACACCTCGATGCGCCGCCCCTGCAACGCGTTCCAGTCGACGCCGACCGCCTGCGCGCGCTCGGCGAGCAGCGCCGCGTCGCCGAGCACGGTGAAGTGCGCGTCGGGCCAGTGCGCGCCGGCTGCCGCCAGCGCCTGCGCGGTCAATTCGGGACCCACGCCTGCCGGTTCGCCGGTCGTGATCGCGATATTCAGCGACCCGGAACGCGGAGAAGAAAAAACAGCAGGCGAGGTGTCGGTCGTCATAACTTCCGTGATTGCACGAGTGACTTCATTGGGCTACTTCGGGCTACTTCATCGTGTTACTGCGACGACTTACTGCACCGAGCTGCCGGGCGCAGTCTTGTAGTCGACATACGCCGTGTCGCGCAGTTCGCGCAGCCAGTCGGCGTAAGCCTGCTCCGCCTTGCGCTGGCCGATTGCCTGGCGCGCAAGATCCATCTGCTGCGCGACCGAGCCTTCCGCTTCACGGCGGCCGAGCACCTCGATAAGGTGGTAACCGTATTCAGTACGCACCGGATCGCTGATCTGGCCGTCCTTCAGGCTGTTCATCGCGCGCTCGAATTCAGGCACCGTCTCGCCCGGGCTCACCCAGCCAAGATCGCCGCCTTGCGACGCCGAACCGTCCTGCGAATAGGTACGCGCGAACTTGCTGAAGTCGCCGCCGTCCTGGATTTCCTTCTTGATCTCGAGCAGCTTCTCGCGTGCCTGCGGCTCTGACTGCCCGTCGCCGACGCGCAGCAGAATATGGAGCACGTGCGTTTGCACGAGCCGCGCCGAATCGCCGGTCACCGTCTGCCCGCCCGAGCGGCGGTCGACCAGCCGCACGATTTCGAAGCCATCGTTCGTGCGAATGACCGACGGATTCACCTGACCCGCACGCAGCGTCGAGGCCGCCGTGACGAATTCCGGCGGCAGCTTGGCCGGCGGCAGGAAGCCCATGTCGCCGCCCTTGCTCGCGTCGGTTGCCTGCGAGTTCGACTTTGCAAGCTTTTCGAAATCATTGCCGCTGCCGCTCATGGCCTGCTTCAGCAGATCGTCAGCTTTCTTCTGCGCGGCTTCGATATCGGTTTGCGGCGCATTGAGCGGCGCCTTCAGGAAGATATGCTCGAAACGCAGGTCGCTCGTGCTGCCCGCGCTCGGTCCGCGCTGGCTCGCGATGTAGTTCGCGACCTCGGCGTCGGATACCGTGACCTTGCTGTCCACTTCCTTTTCGCGCAGACGCTGCAGAATCAGCTCGGTTTTCGCGTCGCCGCTGAACGTCGTCCAGGGCACGCCTTCGGCCTCGATGCGCGAGCGGTACACCGCGAGCGTCATGTTGTTCGCCTGCGCGAGACGCTCGAGCGTGCGCTGCACGGTGGCGTCGTCGACGGTGATGTTGTCCTCGCGCGCCTTCTGCAGCTGGATGCGTTCGAGCACCATCTGGTTCAGCACCTGCTGGCGCAGCTGATCCACGGGCGGAACCGGCGCGTGCTGCTGGTTCAGACGCCGCGTGATGAGACCCATGCGCTCATCGAGTTCGCGTTGCGTAATCACGCCATTGTTGACCACGGCAGCAATCGTATCGACCGTCTGGCCGCTGCCGTTATCGAGCGCCTGCGCGTGCGCGGGGCCCGCCAGCATCAGGAACGCGGCAGCCGCGAACCCGGTCGCGAACGATGCCGAACGAAGCTTTTTCATGATTCCCACAGATACTCCAAATGATGTCGGGCTTTGGTGCCGCGGGCATTATCCGCCCATGACATTACCGCCCGTATCCTCGTATTTTATAAGCCCGCAAAACCGGTCATTCAAAATTGTTGAAGCGCGACTCGGGCGGCGGTGGCGGCGGCGGCGGCGTATAGCCAGCGACGCTCGTACGGAACGCGGACACAAGGCCGTTGTCGACGCTCGACAGGCCCTTCAACGTCAACTGCGCGAGGAAACGCGTCGCCGACGTTGCCAGGCCCTGCGTGTTGACCCCGTTCGCGTACTTCTGCACACCGACGCCGAGCGTCCAGCAATCGGCGTCGTACTGCATGCCGATGAGGCCATCGACGAGCCGGTGGCCTTGCAGGTCGTAATTGACGCGGCCCACCGCGAACACGCGGTGCGACAGCGGCCATTGCCCCGAGATCAGGATCTGGTTGATCGGCTGGTTTTCGAGCGTCGTGTTGGCGCGCGTGTAACGGTAGCCGAGGTTGATCACCTTGCCCGTTTCGGGACTGAACCCGAAGCCGATGCTCGATTTCACCAGCTGATTGTTGTCGGCATTATATTGGAACGCCGTTTCCTGCGCGAAACCATAGCCGAGCTTGAACGACGCCCCCGCGATCAGGTCCGAATGGCGTGCCGTCGATTCCGCCTGACCCGGCAGAAGCGTAACGCGCTGGTCCGTGAAGTAGTACTGCTGCGCGATCACGAAACGCGCGCGTTCGTCACCGGTCGCCGCGTTGATGAAGCGCGTCGTCAACGCCGCGGTCACGCGGTTCGCATCGGAGATGCGGTCGTCGCCGACGAACGTGTTCGGCTGGAAGATCTCGGCGAGGCCGAAGTCCGAATCGGCGGTATCGAAGAGCGGCGCGTCGTTCTGATTGCGGAACGGCGTGTACACGTAGTACAGCCGCGGCTCGAGCGTCTGGATATAGTCCGTGCCGAAGATGCGCACCGACCGGTCGAAGATCAGGCCCGTATCGAACGAAAACGTCGGAATCGATTCGGTGAAGTTCTTCGGCTGCCCCGCGACCGAATTCGTGCCGAGGTTGCTCAGGTTGTACGACGCGAAGTGCCACTGCACCTTCGGCGTGACGAAGTAGCCGGGCCCGACCACCGAGTACGCGAGGTACGGATCGAAGACGACGCGGTCGCCTTCGGTCATGTTGTCCGCAGTGATGCGGAAGCGCGAGTAGTCGGCCGTCGCTCCGTAGTCGAAGCCGTTGACGTCGTACTTCGCGTAGTTGACCCGCAACTCCGGCTCGCGGCCGTACGGCGGCGTCGAGCCTTGCAGCGTCTGCCAGTGCTGTTCGCGCGCGAGCACGGACCACGGACCGCTGTTGTACGTCAGGCCGGCTTCCTGCTGATACAGCAGCTGCGTACCGTTGAGGAACTGGTTCGTCGACGACGCCAGATCCTCCGGATACGTGTTGTCCGATACCTTGTTGTAGTAGACGTAGCCGCCGAACCCGCCGCCGAAGTTCTGGTTGTGCTGGATGTAAATCGCGTAGCGGTTCGTCTTCGTGATCGCGTCGTCGGGCAGGAACTGGCCCGTGATCGACCCGCTATACGTCGGCGACAGGTAGCGGTAGTTGACGTCCGTCAGCACGCCGCGCCGCGAGATGATCCGCGGCGTGATCGTCAGATCGCGGTTCGGCGCGATGTTGAAGTAGTACGGCAGCGACAGTTCGAAGCCGTTGTTCGAACTCACCGAGAAGGTCGGCGGCAGCAAACCGCTGCGGCGATCGCCCGTCAGCGGGAACGACATCCACGGGCTCGCGAAAATCGGCACGCCCTGGAAGAACAGCACGCCGTTGTGCGCGACGCCTTCTTCGGCACCGGTGTCGAAATCGAATTCAGTGCCTTTGATGTACCACGCAGGATCGTTTTCGCACGCGCACGCTGTGTACGTTGCGTTCGAAAACACCGAGCGCTCGTTGTCGAGCAGATCGACGCGTTCCGCGCTGCCCGAACCGCCCGTCGCCGTGAAGTGATACTTCGGCGCGGTCATGAAACCTTCATTCGACTCGACTTTCAGGTGCGCCTCGGGGCCGACGAACAGCGCGCCGCTGCCGAAGACGCGCACATGGCCGTACGCATCGGCCATGTCGGTATCCTGATCGTAGTGCAGCGCGTCGCCCTTGATGACCGAGGTGGCCTGACGCACTTCGGCCGAACCTTTCGCCGCCATGTCGCGATCGGCAGTGCCGGTGGTCGCATCGCCGAGCACGAAGGTCGCGGCGCGCTCGCCGGTCGGCACAGTATGGTCTTCGAGTTGCGGGGCCAGCCGCAGATCCCACGGCGAGTTGTCGAGCGGCTGCGCCTGCGCCGCTTCACCCACAAGCTGGGCGTGCGAGAGCGCAGGAAAGAGGCCGGGCACGGCAATGAGTGCCGCGACGAGCCGCCTTGTGCGCGGCAAGCCGTCGCAAGAAGATGGGTAAGGGAAAAGCTTTCTAGGCGGCATGTATTCGTTTGGCGAATCGGCCCCACCATCAGCTCATGCAGTCACAGTTACCGCCTGCACAAGCGACCCCGGCGACCGGTGGAGTGCGTTGCGCAAATTGTTCGATCTATTCCAGCGGTGAGGCGGGCGGTCAAACGAGTTATGCGAAGGCTGGCGCGAGCCGCGTCAAAAAAGTCGTGGGGTATTATATGGCAAGACGTTCTCTATCCCGTTTTCAGCCCCGATTTTCATGACGCCGAGCTCCGCTCCCGCATCCGCTTCCACCGCCCACACCCACTCCGCCCGACTCGCGCTGCTGACCGCCTGGCTTCGCAGCCACGCCGACCGCTACGGTCTCGATCTCGCCACGCTCGCGCCCGCTTCGGCCGACGCCAGCTTTCGCCGCTATTTCCGGCTGGGTGCGAGCGCGGTCGCGAATGCGTCGGGCGCCGGCGCTGCTGCCGCGCCGGACTCCACGGGCACGCCGTCCGCGGCCAGTTCGTCCGCTGCCGCGACGACGTTGATCGCCGTCGACGCCCCGCCGCCCGAGAAATGCCGCGAGTTCGTGCAGGTCGCGCGGCTGCTCGAAGCGGCCGGCGTGCACGTGCCGCGCGTGCTTGAAGTGGATTTCGACGCCGGTTTCATGCTCGTCACCGATCTCGGCAGCGAACCGTATCTAACGGCGCTCAACGAAGGCAACGCGCGCCAGCTCATGCGCGACGCGATCGACGCGCTGATCCGCTGGCAGCTCAGTTCGCGGGAAGGCGAACTGCCGCCGTTCGACGAAGCCTTCATGCGCCGCGAAATGGAGCTGATGCCCGAATGGTTCATCACGCGCCATCTGGGCCGCGAAGTCGACGAGGCCACGCGCGGCGTGCTCGATCGCACGTTTGCGCTGCTCGTCGCGAGCGCCAGTGCGCAGCCGCATGTGTACATGCTGCGCGATTTCATGCCGCGCAACCTGATGATCGCGAGCCCGAACCCCGGCGTGCTCGACTTTCAGGATGCGGTGTACGGGCCGATCACCTATGACATCGCGTCGTTGTTGCGTGACGCGTTCCTGAGCTGGGACGAGGCCTTCGAGCTCGACTGTTTCGCGTACTACTGGGAACACGCAAAGAAAGCGGGCCTGCCCGTCGATGCCGACTTCGGCGAGTTCTACCGGCAACTCGAATGGATGGGCCTGCAGCGGCATATCAAGGTGATGGGCCTCTTCTGCCGCATCAACTATCGCGACAGCAAGCCGCACTACATGAAAGACCTGCCGCGCTTTATCGACTACGCGCGCAAGGTCTCGCAGCGCTATGCGCCGCTCGCGCCGTTCGCCAGGCTGCTCGACGACCTCGAAGGCCACGCGAACGAAGTCGGCTACACATTCTGACCCGAGCGATGACCACACCGGCCACCGACCCGACCTTGACGACGGCGATGATCTTCGCGGCGGGCCGCGGCGAGCGCATGCGTCCGTTGACGGACACCTGCCCGAAGCCTCTGCTCGAAGCGGGCGGCAAACCGCTGATCGTCTGGCAGATCGAACGGCTTGCGGTCGCGGGCCTGCGCACGATCGTGATCAATCATGCGTGGCTCGGCGAGCGCATCGAGGCCGCACTCGGCGACGGCTCGCGCTGGGGCGTGCAACTGCGTTATTCGGCCGAAGGCGAGGCGCTCGAAACGGCCGGCGGCATCGCGCAGGCGCTGCCCTTGCTCGAACAGGCGGGCCGCGCGGAAATTTTTGTCGGCGTGGCTGGCGACGTCTATGCGGACTTCGACTACGCGATGCTGCACACGCATGCCGCGCGTCTCGCGAAGCAGCCCCAGCCCGGCATGCATCTCGTGATGGTGCCGAACCCGGCGTTTCATCCGAACGGCGATTTCGTGCTGCGCGATGGCGCGCTGTCGCTCGATGGCGCGCCGCGCTTCACGTTCGGCAGCATCGCGCTGTACGACACACGCATGTTTCACGATCTGCCGCGCGGCACGCGGCGCGCGCTGACGCCCTACTATCGCGAGACCATTGCGCAAGGCCGCGCAAGCGGCGAGTTGTATGAAGGGCGCTGGGAGAATGTCGGCACGCCCGCGCAGTTGCAGGCGCTCGATACGGCGTTGCGGGCAGCAAGTGCCGGCGGCGCGAGCCAGACTGCCTAAGCGGACAAGCGGGCGTGGGATAAGTTGCGGCACGAACCTTGGGCGGTAGTAGCGTCGCCCATCAAGTCGCTGCGCGCCAGCCGCTACATTGCGATCTCCAGCTTGCCGCTTTCGCGCGTAAGCTCCATCACCGCGCGACGCGAACCTCGCTCACGTGCTCGCCGGCCTCCGCGCCCTCTTCGCCCTCCACCGCTTGCGTCTGTTCCGCGCGTTGCTGCTGCAGCGCCCACATCTGCGCAAAGAGGCCGCCCATCCGGATCAGTTCCGAATACGTACCGCGTTCGACGATGCGTCCGCGGTCCATCACGATAATCTGCTGCGCGTGCACGACGGTAGACAGCCGGTGCGCGATGATCAGCGTGGTGCGCTCGCGCGCGATCTGGTCGAGTTCGTGCTGGATCGCGCGCTCGGAGCGCGAATCGAGCGCGGACGTTGCTTCGTCGAACAGCAGGATCGGCGGGTTCTTCAGCAGCGTGCGCGCGATCGCGACGCGCTGCTTCTCGCCGCCCGACAGCTTGAGTCCGCGTTCGCCGACCGGCGTGTCGTAGCCGCGCGGCAGGCTGTCGATGAAATCGTGGATATGCGCGGCACGCGCGGCCGCGATCACTTCGTCGCGGCTCGCCTCAGGCCGGCCGTACGCGATGTTGTAGTAGATCGTATCGTTGAACAGCACCGTATCCTGCGGCACGATGCCGATCGCCGCGCGCAACGAATCCTGCGTGACGTCGCGAATATCCTGCCCGTCGATTGTGATCGAACCGCCCGCTGCACGGTCGAGATCGTAGAAGCGGAATAGCAGCCGTGCGAGCGTCGATTTGCCCGAGCCGCTGTGGCCGACCACGGCCGTTGTCGTGCCGGCCGGAATCGTGAAGCTCACGTCGTGCAGGATCGGCCGCGCGGCCTCATAGCTGAAATTCACGCCGCTGAACCGCACCTCCGCGCCGCTCACCGCGAGCGCGGGCGCCTGCGGCGCGTCGGCCACTTCGCGCGGCGCGCCGAGCAGCGTGAACATGCGGTCCATGTCGGTCAGGCTCTGCTTCAGCTCGCGGTACACGACGCCGAGAAAATTGAGCGGAATGTACAGCTGCAGCATGAAGGTGTTGATCAGCACGAGGTCGCCGAGCGTCAGGCGCCCCGCCATCACGCCTTGCGTCGCGCGCCACAGGATAAATACGAGGCCGGTGCCGATGATGGCCTGCTGCCCGAAATTGAGCGCGGACAGCGAATTCTGCGACTTGATCGCGGCGGCGCGAAAGTGCTTGAGGTTTTCGTCGTAGCGCCTCGCTTCCCATTCCTCGTTGCCGAAATACTTGACGGTTTCGAAGTTCAGCAACGAATCGATGGCGCGTGAATTGGCGCGCGAATCGAGTTCGTTCATCGAGCGTCGCAAATGCGTGCGCCATTCGGTCACCTTCACCGTGTACGTGATGTACGCGGCCAGCGCGATCAACGTGACGATCGCGTAGTACGCCTCGTATTTCACGACGAAGAAGCCGAGCACGAGCCCAACTTCGACGAGCGTCGGCAGGATGCTGTACAGCGAGTACGAAATAAGCTGCGTGATGCCGCGCGTGCCGCGTTCGATATCGCGCGACATGCCGCCCGTCTGCCGTTCGAGATGGAACCGCAGCGACAGCGCATGCAGATGACGGAACACCTTCAGCGCAAGCTGCCGCACCGCGCTTTCGGTGACCTTCGAAAAGAGGATTTCGCGCAGCTCGGTGAAGAGCGACGTCGAGAGCCGCACCACGGCATACGCGACCACGAGCAGACCCACGCCGCTTAGCAGTACGACGCCCGGCGCGTGGTCGGCGCGCCCGAGCGCGGTCAGATGCTGGACCGACGCGAGGCCGTCCACAATGCGCTTCATCACGATCGGCACGCCGAGGTTCGCGACCTTCGCGCCGATCAGGCAGCTAAGCGCGAGCGCGACGCGCCATTTGTAGGTGGCGAGATATGGCAGTAGCGACACGATCGTCTGCCAGTCGTTACGCGGCTGGTTCGAGATCGGCGCGGGTTCTCGGGGTGGGGCGAGACGGCGCATCGTTTTATGAGGGAAAGCGCGGCGGAGAAGCCACCGCGCCGCTCGCACGGCACGCCTGACCCGGGCGTGCGCTTTCCCGTACAATTCGTGATCCCTGTATTGTCGCAGAAGCCGGCTAGCCTCGCTGCGCGTGGATTCCCGATGCCGGCTCGCGCTCCCGATGGATTCCCCATGACCGATCTGAACCAGCTCCCGCAGAAGTCCTGTGCATTGCGCGTGATGCCGCAGCCCTCCGACGCGAACGTCCACGGCGACGTGTTCGGCGGCTGGATCATGGCGCAGGTCGACCTCGCCGGTTCGATTCCGGCGGGCCGGCGCGCGAACGGACGCGTCGCGACGGTCGCGGTCAACTCGTTCGTGTTCAAACAGCCGGTATTCGTCGGCGATCTGCTCAGTTTTTATGCCGACATCGTGAAGACCGGCAACACGTCGGTGACGGTCGCGGTCGAGGTGTACGCGCAGCGGATGAGCATCGCGCAGGAAGTGGTGAAGGTGACCGAAGCGACCCTCACCTATGTCGCCACCGATAGCGACCGCCGGCCGCGCGCCTTGCCGCCGCTCGACTAACGCGCGGTTCGGCTCTTACGCGGCGCTCGACTAACGCGCCGCTCGACTCACATGCGGCGTCGACTAACGTCTACGCGTTGACGGGCGCCGCGCCTGCGCCCTGCTGCAGCATGCCCGGAATCGCGTCGCGCGGCAGCGGCTTCGCGAAGAAGAAGCCCTGCATCTCGTCGCACGCGCGCTCCTTCAGGAAATCGAGCTGCGCGGACGTCTCGACGCCTTCCGCGATCACCTGCATCTTCAGCGAATGCGCGAGCGCGATGATCGCCGACGTGATCGTCTCGTCGTCGTTCGATACGCCGATATCGGACACAAACGAGCGGTCGATCTTGAGCCGGTCGACCGGAAAGCGCTTCAGATAGCTGAGGCTCGAATAGCCGGTGCCGAAGTCGTCGATCGCCAGACCGATGCCCAGCGCGTGCAGTTCGTTCAGCATCGTCACCGCTTCTTCGGCATTGCGCATGATCGTGCTTTCGGTCAGTTCGAGCTCGAGGTATTGCGGCGCGAGCCCGGTTTCCGCGAGCACCTGCTTGACCAACTTGGCGACATTGCGCTGCTGGAAGTGCCGCGCGGACAGATTCACCGAGACGCGCGCGGGCGGCAAGCCTTCGTCCTGCCACGCCTTGTTCTGCCGGCACGCCTCGCGCAGCACCCACTCCGACAGCGGCCCGATCAGGCCGCTTTCTTCCGCGACCGGAATAAACGATGACGGCGGCACGAGACCGACTTCCGGATCGCGCCAGCGCACGAGCGCCTCGACGCCGACGATCTGTCCGCTATTGATATCGACCTGCGGCTGGTAGTGCAGCAGGAATTCGTTGTCGCGCAGCGCGCGGCGCAGCCGGCGCTCGAGGTTCATCCGCGCGCCCGCGCTCGCATTCATCTCCGGCTGATAGAACTGGAACGTGTTACGGCCCATGTCCTTCGCACGGTACATCGCGAGGTCGGCCTTCTTCATCAGCGTTTCGGCATCTTCGCCGTCCTGCGGGAAAAGGCTCGCGCCCATGCTGCAGCCCACATATAGCTCGGTGCCGTCGAGCCACACAGGCTCCGAGATGCTCGCGCGCACGCGCTCCATCCATGCGATCAGCGACTGCTCATCGGACGTATCGGACAGCACGACGACGAACTCGTCGCCGCCATGCCGCGCGACGGTATCGGTGGCGCGCGCGCAACGCGCGAGCCGGTCGGCCACCACAGCCAGCAGCCGGTCGCCGACGCTATGCCCGAGGCTATCGTTGACGTTCTTGAAGCCGTCGAGATCGATAAACACGACGGCCACGCCGTTCTGATGCCGTTGCGCGACGACCAGCGCATGCTGCAGCCGGTCGCGCAGCAGATTGCGGTTCGGCAGGCGCGTCAGGCCATCGTAGTTCGCCTGATATTCGAGTTGCTCCTGATAGCGGATCAGCGCGGTCACATCGTTGATCACGCCAATGTGATGCGTCGTTTCGCCATCGGGGTTCGGCACCGGCGCGATATACAGCTGATTCCAGAACAGCGCGCCGTCCTTGCGATAGTTGCGCAGCACCGCGCTCACTTCGCGGTTCGCCGCGAGCGCCTGACGGATCGCCGCGATGCCTTCCTGGTCGCGGTCGTCGCGCTGCAGGAGCCGGCAATCCTGGCCGATCACTTCGGCCGGGTCGTAGCCGGTGATCCGCTTGAACGCCGGGTTCACGTACTCGATCACATTGCCGCCCTCGGCCGGCCCCGTGATCAGAATCGCGTTCACGCTCGCATCGAGCGCGCGGCTTTGCAGCCGCAACGCGAGATCGGCGCGCTTGCGCTGCGTGATGTCCGTGTACGAGCCGAGCACGCCGATCACGCGGCCATCGCTGTCGGTGAACGGCAGCTTGCTCGTGATCGTCGTGCGGAATTCGCCGTCGACGATCATATCGAACTCGTAGTTCATCTTCGGCACACCCGACACGACCACTTCGGCGTCGTGCTTGCGCACGTCGTCGGCGAAATCGCGCCACGGCAGATCGTCGTCGGTCTTGCCGACCACCTGCTCCGGGTAAGCGAGGCCTGCATCGCGCGCAAACGCCATATTGCAGCCCAGATAGCGGGACTCGCGATCCTTCCAGAACACGCGCTGCGGGATATTGTCGATCACCGTCTCGAGCATCTGGTTCGAGCGCTGCGCTTCGGCTTCCGCGTTGATCTGATCGGTGACGTCGGCGGCGAGCACGAACATCGCCGAGCGGCTCGTGAATGTGAGCGGGTGATACGAAATGTCCGCGTTGATGATCGACCCGTCCTTGCGCCGGTGACGCCAGATGCCGGCCACCGTGCGGCCCGTGCGCGGTGCGGCTTCGCTGCGCTGCAGGTGCGTTTCGAGGCGTGTGATCTCGCTCGACGGGCGGATCGCGCGAATCGTCATCTCGAGGAATTCTTCTTCCGAATAGCCGTACTGATGAACCGCGGCCGCATTCACGGCGAGAAAGCGCAGCGACTCGCGATCGAAGATATACATCGGCACCGGATGCTCGTCGAACAGGCCGCGAAACCGCTCGTCGTGACGCTTCAGCGCGCGCGCGACGCGCAGCCGTTCGCGCTCCTTCGTTTCGCGCGAGCCGAACGTGTAGATCAGCAAGGCGCTGCCGGCCAGCATCGTGAAGACGAGCAGCAGCGTCGCGCGCTGCGTGTCGCGCGTCGATTCGGCAAGCCTGGTTTCGAGCGCGATGTCTTCGCGCCGACGCAGGGCGGAAAGGCCCGACTCGAGCCGGTCGACATCCATGCCGAGACGCGTGTACGCGGTCGCGGCCCATGCGCGTGAACTGGCTTCGCCGTTGCCCGGCGCATCGTTCTGCGCGCGGGACAGCGCCTCGGCGATGCTCTGCTTCAGCACGCCGCTATCGGCAGCGAGCGTGCCGAACATCGCGAGCATCGGCGGATCGTCGGCAAGCTGCGCGCGCAGCGTCTCTTCGAGCCGCGCCATCGATGTGCTCATCTTGCCGGCCGCGTTCGCCGGCACCGCGACGCCGGCTGTCTGATAGTGTCCGAGCAGCGCGAGGCTGTCTTCGATCTGCGTGCGATACGCATCGAGGTTTTGCCGGATGCCCGTCGAGCGGATCGTGCGCGCGTCGACGTCGCGCTGCGCGCAAATCTGCGTGTACGCGATAAACGCGTTCGCGCCGACCGCCGCCGTGACGATCGCGAGATTGATCAGGAGCCGCTTCGAGAGAATTGAATTCATGGGTTCCGAAGGTCGTTCGTCCTGCGGGCAGCGCGTCGGCCAAGATCGATCAGTTCATGCGTGCAGGCGGACGCTACGATACAGCACCGACGCCACGCATGATATGGCACCTTTCCGCGCCAACCCTTGGATAACGGCAACGTTCGAAACGGGTTGAGGGTGGATCAGCAAAAAAAGCAGAAAAAATGCGACGAATTCAGCGCGCGAGGCCGAATTCCTTCATCGCGGGCACGAAATCGTGATTCCCTTCCGGCTTGCGCGACAGTTTGGCGAGCACGTAACGCTTGAACGGCTCGAGTTGCGACCATTGGTCGGCGCTCGGCGCGGCGAGCTGTGCAACGTTTGCCTGATGCACGACGCCGTCCGGAACCGCGCCGGTATTGAGCCAGGCGGGGGCGTCTTCGGGCGTGAACCAGTCCGGCTCGACGTTCGCGTGCGTGCGCATCATTTCGAACAGCGCGTGGTCGAAATTCGGCTCGATCGCGGCGTCGTCTTCGACCGGAAAACGCGCGAGCAA from Paraburkholderia edwinii includes the following:
- a CDS encoding peptidylprolyl isomerase, with protein sequence MGIMKKLRSASFATGFAAAAFLMLAGPAHAQALDNGSGQTVDTIAAVVNNGVITQRELDERMGLITRRLNQQHAPVPPVDQLRQQVLNQMVLERIQLQKAREDNITVDDATVQRTLERLAQANNMTLAVYRSRIEAEGVPWTTFSGDAKTELILQRLREKEVDSKVTVSDAEVANYIASQRGPSAGSTSDLRFEHIFLKAPLNAPQTDIEAAQKKADDLLKQAMSGSGNDFEKLAKSNSQATDASKGGDMGFLPPAKLPPEFVTAASTLRAGQVNPSVIRTNDGFEIVRLVDRRSGGQTVTGDSARLVQTHVLHILLRVGDGQSEPQAREKLLEIKKEIQDGGDFSKFARTYSQDGSASQGGDLGWVSPGETVPEFERAMNSLKDGQISDPVRTEYGYHLIEVLGRREAEGSVAQQMDLARQAIGQRKAEQAYADWLRELRDTAYVDYKTAPGSSVQ
- a CDS encoding LPS-assembly protein LptD, translating into MPPRKLFPYPSSCDGLPRTRRLVAALIAVPGLFPALSHAQLVGEAAQAQPLDNSPWDLRLAPQLEDHTVPTGERAATFVLGDATTGTADRDMAAKGSAEVRQATSVIKGDALHYDQDTDMADAYGHVRVFGSGALFVGPEAHLKVESNEGFMTAPKYHFTATGGSGSAERVDLLDNERSVFSNATYTACACENDPAWYIKGTEFDFDTGAEEGVAHNGVLFFQGVPIFASPWMSFPLTGDRRSGLLPPTFSVSSNNGFELSLPYYFNIAPNRDLTITPRIISRRGVLTDVNYRYLSPTYSGSITGQFLPDDAITKTNRYAIYIQHNQNFGGGFGGYVYYNKVSDNTYPEDLASSTNQFLNGTQLLYQQEAGLTYNSGPWSVLAREQHWQTLQGSTPPYGREPELRVNYAKYDVNGFDYGATADYSRFRITADNMTEGDRVVFDPYLAYSVVGPGYFVTPKVQWHFASYNLSNLGTNSVAGQPKNFTESIPTFSFDTGLIFDRSVRIFGTDYIQTLEPRLYYVYTPFRNQNDAPLFDTADSDFGLAEIFQPNTFVGDDRISDANRVTAALTTRFINAATGDERARFVIAQQYYFTDQRVTLLPGQAESTARHSDLIAGASFKLGYGFAQETAFQYNADNNQLVKSSIGFGFSPETGKVINLGYRYTRANTTLENQPINQILISGQWPLSHRVFAVGRVNYDLQGHRLVDGLIGMQYDADCWTLGVGVQKYANGVNTQGLATSATRFLAQLTLKGLSSVDNGLVSAFRTSVAGYTPPPPPPPPESRFNNFE
- a CDS encoding aminoglycoside phosphotransferase family protein, which gives rise to MTPSSAPASASTAHTHSARLALLTAWLRSHADRYGLDLATLAPASADASFRRYFRLGASAVANASGAGAAAAPDSTGTPSAASSSAAATTLIAVDAPPPEKCREFVQVARLLEAAGVHVPRVLEVDFDAGFMLVTDLGSEPYLTALNEGNARQLMRDAIDALIRWQLSSREGELPPFDEAFMRREMELMPEWFITRHLGREVDEATRGVLDRTFALLVASASAQPHVYMLRDFMPRNLMIASPNPGVLDFQDAVYGPITYDIASLLRDAFLSWDEAFELDCFAYYWEHAKKAGLPVDADFGEFYRQLEWMGLQRHIKVMGLFCRINYRDSKPHYMKDLPRFIDYARKVSQRYAPLAPFARLLDDLEGHANEVGYTF
- the murU gene encoding N-acetylmuramate alpha-1-phosphate uridylyltransferase MurU, with translation MTTPATDPTLTTAMIFAAGRGERMRPLTDTCPKPLLEAGGKPLIVWQIERLAVAGLRTIVINHAWLGERIEAALGDGSRWGVQLRYSAEGEALETAGGIAQALPLLEQAGRAEIFVGVAGDVYADFDYAMLHTHAARLAKQPQPGMHLVMVPNPAFHPNGDFVLRDGALSLDGAPRFTFGSIALYDTRMFHDLPRGTRRALTPYYRETIAQGRASGELYEGRWENVGTPAQLQALDTALRAASAGGASQTA
- a CDS encoding ABCB family ABC transporter ATP-binding protein/permease, translated to MRRLAPPREPAPISNQPRNDWQTIVSLLPYLATYKWRVALALSCLIGAKVANLGVPIVMKRIVDGLASVQHLTALGRADHAPGVVLLSGVGLLVVAYAVVRLSTSLFTELREILFSKVTESAVRQLALKVFRHLHALSLRFHLERQTGGMSRDIERGTRGITQLISYSLYSILPTLVEVGLVLGFFVVKYEAYYAIVTLIALAAYITYTVKVTEWRTHLRRSMNELDSRANSRAIDSLLNFETVKYFGNEEWEARRYDENLKHFRAAAIKSQNSLSALNFGQQAIIGTGLVFILWRATQGVMAGRLTLGDLVLINTFMLQLYIPLNFLGVVYRELKQSLTDMDRMFTLLGAPREVADAPQAPALAVSGAEVRFSGVNFSYEAARPILHDVSFTIPAGTTTAVVGHSGSGKSTLARLLFRFYDLDRAAGGSITIDGQDIRDVTQDSLRAAIGIVPQDTVLFNDTIYYNIAYGRPEASRDEVIAAARAAHIHDFIDSLPRGYDTPVGERGLKLSGGEKQRVAIARTLLKNPPILLFDEATSALDSRSERAIQHELDQIARERTTLIIAHRLSTVVHAQQIIVMDRGRIVERGTYSELIRMGGLFAQMWALQQQRAEQTQAVEGEEGAEAGEHVSEVRVAR
- a CDS encoding acyl-CoA thioesterase produces the protein MTDLNQLPQKSCALRVMPQPSDANVHGDVFGGWIMAQVDLAGSIPAGRRANGRVATVAVNSFVFKQPVFVGDLLSFYADIVKTGNTSVTVAVEVYAQRMSIAQEVVKVTEATLTYVATDSDRRPRALPPLD